In Allomuricauda ruestringensis DSM 13258, the following proteins share a genomic window:
- a CDS encoding non-canonical purine NTP diphosphatase, with protein MKLVFATHNDHKLKEVQQLLPKNIELLSLKDIECFDEIPETGDTLEENAKIKADFVTKTYGLNCFSDDTGLLVDALDGTPGVYSARYAGEQKSAKDNMAKLLSELKGANDRAAHFKTVIHLNLQGNSYTFEGIVDGLITEAEWGFGGFGYDPIFRPNGFDKTFGELPPETKNAISHRGRAIQKLVDFLKKSAS; from the coding sequence TTGAAACTAGTTTTTGCCACCCATAACGACCATAAGCTGAAAGAAGTTCAGCAATTACTTCCTAAAAACATAGAGCTTCTATCCTTAAAAGATATTGAGTGCTTTGATGAAATTCCCGAAACAGGCGATACCTTGGAAGAAAACGCAAAAATTAAAGCGGATTTTGTGACCAAAACCTATGGTTTAAACTGTTTTTCGGACGATACCGGTTTGCTGGTCGATGCTTTGGATGGAACACCAGGAGTTTATTCCGCCAGATATGCGGGGGAACAAAAAAGCGCCAAGGACAATATGGCGAAATTGTTATCTGAACTAAAAGGAGCAAACGACCGTGCAGCACATTTTAAAACTGTGATCCATTTGAACCTGCAAGGCAACAGTTACACGTTTGAAGGTATCGTCGATGGTCTCATCACAGAAGCGGAATGGGGTTTCGGCGGGTTTGGTTACGACCCTATTTTTAGGCCCAATGGATTCGACAAAACCTTTGGCGAACTGCCACCAGAGACAAAAAACGCTATAAGCCACCGAGGTAGGGCCATTCAAAAATTGGTTGATTTTTTAAAAAAAAGTGCCTCATAG
- a CDS encoding YihY/virulence factor BrkB family protein, with protein sequence MSKAIEEKLEKIPVINWLVRLLKKIKLKAFEGLSLYDLIEMYLVGIVKGALSTRASSIAFSIFLALFPLLIFLVTLIPFIIPYVSVGNENFDTQFLSFLESFLPSATSEYFSEIYQQIKDQKQGGLLSSAFLLSIFLVANGVNAIFGGFEYSYHVELTRNFFRQYAYALMVGVILSILLILGAVAFVYFEFYIVENASEFFGRTLGTDIEKGDALGIQIAKLLFFLCISYLATAILYYFGTAEGRQARFFSGGALLTTLLFLLTSYLFGIYVEKFARYNELYGALGGLLILMVFIWLNSNILLLGFELNATINSLKKRHEKQQNEQ encoded by the coding sequence ATGTCCAAAGCCATAGAGGAGAAATTGGAGAAAATACCCGTGATCAATTGGCTGGTTCGCTTATTGAAAAAAATAAAGCTAAAAGCTTTTGAAGGGCTCTCTCTTTATGATTTGATAGAAATGTATTTGGTGGGAATCGTGAAAGGCGCACTTTCCACAAGGGCAAGTTCCATTGCTTTCAGTATTTTTTTGGCACTGTTCCCTCTGCTTATCTTTTTGGTGACCTTGATTCCATTTATCATCCCCTACGTAAGTGTGGGCAATGAGAATTTTGATACCCAGTTTTTAAGCTTTTTGGAATCCTTTTTGCCTTCTGCCACCAGTGAATATTTTAGCGAGATTTATCAGCAGATAAAAGACCAAAAACAAGGAGGATTGCTCTCTTCGGCCTTTTTGTTGTCCATATTTTTGGTGGCCAATGGTGTCAACGCCATTTTTGGTGGGTTTGAATACTCGTACCACGTAGAGCTCACCCGTAATTTCTTTCGTCAATATGCCTATGCGCTGATGGTGGGCGTCATCCTCTCCATCTTATTGATATTGGGAGCGGTAGCTTTTGTGTATTTTGAGTTTTACATTGTGGAGAATGCAAGTGAATTTTTTGGTAGGACACTGGGAACCGATATTGAAAAAGGAGATGCATTGGGCATCCAAATAGCAAAACTGCTGTTCTTTTTATGCATCTCGTATCTGGCTACGGCAATACTTTACTATTTTGGTACTGCAGAAGGACGACAGGCCCGTTTTTTTTCAGGGGGGGCATTGCTTACGACCCTTTTGTTTTTATTGACCTCATATCTTTTCGGAATTTATGTTGAGAAGTTCGCTCGTTACAACGAACTTTATGGAGCACTGGGAGGATTATTGATTTTAATGGTGTTTATATGGTTAAATTCCAATATATTATTATTAGGTTTTGAATTGAACGCCACAATTAATTCTTTAAAAAAAAGACATGAAAAGCAGCAAAACGAGCAATAA
- the rlmH gene encoding 23S rRNA (pseudouridine(1915)-N(3))-methyltransferase RlmH, with translation MQITLIAIGKTDKSELEELIAVYEKRLKHYIKFQIDIIPDIKNRKNLSEAQQKEKEGELILAQLQPTDTLILLDEKGKQYSSLDFAQFLQKKMNSGIKNLVLAIGGPYGFSNTVYAKSSGKISLSKMTFSHQMVRLFIVEQIYRGFTILRNEPYHHQ, from the coding sequence ATGCAGATTACTTTGATTGCCATTGGGAAAACCGACAAGTCTGAACTTGAAGAACTTATAGCCGTTTATGAGAAGCGGCTGAAGCATTATATCAAGTTTCAAATAGATATAATTCCCGATATAAAAAACAGAAAAAATCTTTCCGAAGCCCAACAAAAGGAAAAAGAGGGCGAACTCATTTTGGCACAACTGCAACCAACGGACACTTTAATCTTGCTTGACGAGAAGGGAAAGCAATACTCCTCCTTGGATTTTGCCCAGTTCTTGCAAAAAAAGATGAACAGCGGCATTAAAAACCTTGTTCTGGCCATTGGTGGCCCCTATGGTTTTAGCAATACTGTTTACGCCAAAAGTTCGGGAAAAATAAGTTTGTCCAAAATGACATTTTCCCACCAAATGGTACGGTTGTTTATTGTGGAGCAAATTTATAGGGGATTCACCATTCTTCGGAATGAACCTTACCACCATCAATGA
- the nadC gene encoding carboxylating nicotinate-nucleotide diphosphorylase encodes MISEEQFQNELDLIIANAVREDVGDGDHSSLACIPASAQGKAKLLVKDEGTLAGVEFAKKVFNYVDPDLTMEILLEDGAAVKYGDIAFYVAGSSQNILKAERLVLNAMQRMSAIATKTQDFVSILDGTETKILDTRKTTPGIRALEKWAVKIGGGENHRFALYDMIMLKDNHIDFAGGITKAIQKTQDYLKEKEKKLKIIVEARNLDEVDEILKSDGAYRILLDNFDYEQTREAVKRIGGKCLTESSGGITEDTIRKYAECGVDYISSGALTHSVYNMDLSLKAV; translated from the coding sequence ATGATTTCCGAAGAACAATTTCAAAATGAACTGGATTTGATCATTGCCAATGCCGTTAGGGAGGATGTTGGTGATGGAGACCACAGCTCTCTGGCGTGTATTCCTGCATCAGCACAAGGAAAAGCAAAGCTACTGGTAAAGGACGAAGGTACCCTTGCAGGAGTTGAATTTGCAAAAAAGGTGTTCAACTATGTTGACCCCGATTTAACAATGGAAATATTGCTGGAAGACGGAGCCGCTGTCAAGTATGGTGATATCGCCTTCTATGTGGCGGGAAGTTCCCAAAATATTCTAAAAGCAGAACGATTGGTGCTCAATGCCATGCAGCGGATGAGTGCCATTGCCACCAAAACCCAGGATTTTGTATCGATTTTAGATGGAACAGAGACCAAAATATTGGATACCCGAAAGACCACTCCTGGAATTCGTGCTCTTGAAAAATGGGCCGTAAAAATAGGTGGGGGAGAAAACCATAGGTTTGCTCTCTACGATATGATCATGCTCAAGGACAACCATATCGATTTTGCAGGCGGAATTACCAAAGCCATTCAAAAAACGCAGGATTATTTAAAGGAAAAGGAAAAAAAATTGAAGATTATTGTTGAAGCCAGAAATTTGGATGAGGTGGACGAGATATTGAAGTCCGATGGCGCGTACCGTATCCTTTTGGATAATTTTGATTACGAACAAACCCGAGAAGCAGTAAAAAGAATAGGAGGGAAGTGCCTCACCGAATCTTCGGGCGGCATCACCGAGGACACCATACGTAAATATGCCGAATGTGGCGTGGATTACATATCGTCAGGAGCGCTTACCCATTCTGTTTACAATATGGATTTAAGTTTAAAAGCCGTTTAA
- a CDS encoding VOC family protein translates to MEFNMVGWFEIPVMDMDRAKTFYEAVFQVEIKLQDFGGTKMGWFPWDLEKPGATGCLIQNKDWYKPSKSDGVLIYFNSTDVQNELDRIEPNGGKIVQSKTQISPDVGYMAVFLDPEGNRIALHSRQ, encoded by the coding sequence ATGGAATTTAATATGGTGGGCTGGTTTGAGATTCCTGTTATGGACATGGACCGAGCCAAAACGTTTTATGAAGCTGTTTTTCAAGTTGAAATAAAGTTACAGGATTTTGGAGGTACAAAAATGGGGTGGTTTCCTTGGGATCTTGAAAAACCTGGAGCCACGGGTTGTCTTATTCAAAATAAGGATTGGTACAAACCCAGTAAAAGTGATGGAGTATTGATTTATTTTAATAGTACGGACGTTCAAAACGAACTCGACCGTATTGAACCGAATGGAGGAAAAATTGTTCAATCAAAGACCCAGATTAGCCCAGATGTAGGTTACATGGCAGTGTTTTTGGATCCAGAGGGCAACCGTATTGCACTCCATTCAAGGCAATAG
- a CDS encoding DUF2147 domain-containing protein, with amino-acid sequence MKSSKTSNKWIYLICFLFCQITWSQTVFGKWKTIDDRNGITKAIIEIYKEDGLMHAKVVKILEKGKKGALCTKCDGERKNKPILGMKIMENFEKNNKGIYKGDKLFDPEQAMTFRGRVWLDEDNEDRLKVRGYLAFLYRTQTWHRVVEN; translated from the coding sequence ATGAAAAGCAGCAAAACGAGCAATAAATGGATTTATCTGATATGTTTTCTGTTTTGTCAGATAACTTGGTCCCAAACCGTTTTTGGAAAGTGGAAAACTATTGATGACCGCAATGGAATCACCAAGGCTATCATTGAGATTTACAAAGAAGATGGACTAATGCACGCCAAGGTTGTTAAGATTTTGGAAAAAGGTAAAAAAGGGGCCTTATGTACCAAATGTGATGGGGAACGAAAAAACAAGCCGATTCTTGGAATGAAAATCATGGAAAATTTCGAGAAAAACAATAAAGGTATTTATAAAGGAGACAAGTTGTTCGACCCCGAACAAGCAATGACCTTTAGAGGAAGAGTCTGGTTGGATGAGGATAATGAAGATCGACTCAAAGTAAGAGGTTATTTAGCATTTTTGTACAGAACCCAAACGTGGCATCGGGTAGTAGAGAATTAG
- the serA gene encoding phosphoglycerate dehydrogenase translates to MVETARKYVFDFDSTLTRVEALDVLAEMTLQNNPKRDEIVAEIQRITNLGIDGDISFTESLEQRIRLLNANKSDLDDLVVELRQKISKSIASNKEFFHEFSDHIYVISCGFKEFIDPIVEEYNIPSDRVYANTFTFDDAGNIIGFDETNVLAAHNGKIECLKNLDLEGEVQVIGDGYSDYVMREAGIAHKFFAYTENVHREKATNNADHVAPNLDEFLFVNDLPRNLSYPKNRIKILLLENVHPAAFENLSEEGFSVELIKTSLSEEDLIERIKGVHVLGIRSKTQVTQKVLDAADKLLVVGAFCIGTTQIDLDYSKRKGVVVFNAPYSNTRSVVELAIGQTIMLMRSIFPRSTEIHNGEWNKTAIGSQEVRGKNLGIVGYGNIGKQMSVLAEAMGMKVYYYDVNDQLALGNAVKCDTLEDLLSVSDVVTLHVDDNKANRNFIGEREINQMKDGAKLINLSRGFVVDIDALASALNSGKLGGAAIDVYPSEPRSNGAFETPLQGLSNVILTPHIGGSTEEAQRDIADFVPNKIMDYINSGNTVDAVNFPNIRLPKQNKAHRFLHIHRNVPGIMAKINEILAQYGLNISGQYLSTDSDVGYVITDLDKEYDKDVIKALKKIENTIKFRVLY, encoded by the coding sequence ATGGTGGAAACTGCACGTAAATATGTGTTCGATTTTGATAGCACGCTCACACGGGTTGAGGCTTTGGATGTTTTGGCGGAAATGACGTTGCAAAACAATCCCAAAAGGGATGAGATTGTGGCGGAGATACAGAGAATAACCAATTTAGGAATCGATGGGGACATTTCCTTTACAGAATCCTTGGAACAAAGAATCCGTTTGCTGAATGCCAACAAAAGTGATTTGGATGACTTGGTGGTGGAGCTGCGTCAAAAAATTTCGAAATCAATCGCATCGAACAAGGAATTCTTTCACGAGTTTTCCGACCACATCTACGTAATTTCCTGTGGCTTCAAGGAATTTATAGATCCTATTGTTGAAGAGTACAACATTCCATCCGACCGGGTGTATGCCAACACCTTTACTTTTGATGATGCCGGAAATATCATCGGCTTTGATGAAACCAATGTTTTGGCCGCCCATAACGGTAAAATAGAGTGTTTAAAAAACTTGGACTTGGAAGGCGAGGTCCAGGTAATTGGCGACGGTTATAGCGATTATGTAATGCGCGAGGCCGGTATTGCCCATAAATTTTTCGCCTATACCGAAAATGTACATCGTGAAAAAGCAACGAACAATGCCGATCACGTAGCACCTAACCTAGATGAATTTTTATTTGTGAACGATTTGCCAAGAAACTTATCATACCCCAAGAACAGAATTAAGATCCTATTACTGGAAAATGTACACCCTGCAGCTTTCGAAAATCTTTCCGAAGAAGGTTTTTCTGTAGAGCTGATCAAAACCAGCCTTTCCGAGGAAGACCTTATCGAACGTATTAAAGGTGTGCATGTTTTGGGTATTAGGTCTAAGACCCAAGTCACCCAAAAAGTACTGGATGCCGCCGATAAATTATTGGTGGTCGGTGCATTTTGCATCGGTACCACGCAGATAGATTTGGATTATAGTAAAAGGAAGGGTGTGGTTGTGTTCAATGCTCCCTACAGTAATACCCGTTCTGTAGTGGAACTTGCCATTGGGCAGACCATTATGCTAATGCGTAGCATTTTTCCACGTAGTACGGAAATTCACAACGGGGAATGGAACAAAACAGCCATTGGGTCACAAGAAGTGCGAGGTAAGAATCTTGGTATTGTAGGTTACGGTAACATAGGTAAACAAATGTCCGTTTTGGCCGAAGCCATGGGCATGAAAGTGTATTATTACGATGTTAACGACCAATTAGCGCTTGGTAACGCCGTAAAATGTGACACTTTGGAGGATTTGTTGTCCGTTTCTGATGTAGTTACACTTCATGTAGATGATAACAAGGCCAATAGGAACTTTATCGGGGAACGTGAAATCAACCAAATGAAAGATGGTGCCAAGCTCATCAATCTTTCCAGAGGTTTTGTGGTGGATATTGATGCACTGGCAAGCGCTTTGAATAGCGGAAAACTAGGTGGTGCAGCTATAGATGTGTACCCATCCGAACCACGGAGCAACGGAGCGTTTGAAACACCCTTGCAAGGTTTGTCCAATGTGATTTTGACTCCGCATATTGGCGGTAGCACTGAGGAAGCGCAAAGAGACATTGCTGATTTTGTGCCGAATAAGATCATGGACTACATCAACTCCGGAAATACAGTGGACGCCGTTAATTTCCCCAATATTAGATTGCCCAAACAAAACAAGGCGCACCGATTTTTGCACATCCACCGAAATGTTCCAGGCATTATGGCTAAGATCAACGAAATATTAGCTCAATATGGGCTTAATATTTCTGGTCAATACCTCTCCACGGATAGCGACGTAGGGTATGTCATCACCGATTTGGACAAGGAATATGATAAAGATGTGATCAAAGCGCTCAAGAAAATTGAGAACACCATTAAGTTTAGGGTGCTTTATTAA
- a CDS encoding alpha-amylase family glycosyl hydrolase — protein sequence MKKLLVVLSVLLLFVGCKEVENKQEITQVVQEETPKKEAPFVWEGANIYFLLTDRFNNGNPENDLNFDRTQETAILRGFEGGDVEGITKKIEEGYFTDLGINAIWFTPVVEQIHGATDEGTGKTYGYHGYWTKDWTSIDPNFGTRKDLEKLVEAAHSKGIRILLDVVLNHTGPVTEQDPVWPDDWVRTGPKCEFSTYENTTACTLVENLPDILTETDEAVELPDALLAKWKDEGRLSKELDELQLFFERTGYPRAPRYYIIKWLTDYINDLGVDGFRVDTVKHVNENAWADLHKEANYAFETWKKKHQDKILDDNPFYMVGEVYNYGISGGREFDFGDKKVDFFDYGFKSLINFELKNDADKSYEIIFKKYSKLLHTKLKDKSVLNYLTSHDDGAPYDKDRKKTYRAANVLLLTPGASQVYYGDETSRDLTIEGTQGDATLRSFMNWEDLDSIPETQKIHKHWQKLGQFRKNHPAIGAGKHKRLAKSPYVFSRTYVNGDFRDKVAVGLDLPKGKKSLWVKGFFGDGTTLYDTYSETEVTVVNGKVLLDNDFDIALLELVE from the coding sequence ATGAAAAAACTACTTGTTGTATTGTCAGTGTTACTCTTATTTGTTGGCTGCAAAGAAGTTGAAAATAAGCAGGAAATCACGCAGGTAGTTCAAGAAGAGACTCCGAAAAAAGAGGCACCTTTTGTTTGGGAAGGGGCCAATATCTACTTTTTGCTCACCGACCGTTTTAACAACGGAAATCCCGAAAACGATTTGAATTTTGATAGAACCCAGGAGACCGCTATTTTAAGAGGTTTTGAAGGTGGTGATGTTGAGGGAATTACCAAGAAAATTGAAGAAGGATATTTTACAGACTTAGGAATCAATGCTATCTGGTTTACCCCCGTGGTGGAACAAATCCACGGTGCAACAGACGAAGGCACAGGAAAAACTTATGGTTACCACGGTTACTGGACCAAGGATTGGACTTCCATAGACCCTAACTTCGGAACAAGAAAAGACCTTGAAAAATTAGTAGAAGCTGCGCACAGTAAAGGAATTCGTATTCTTTTGGATGTAGTTTTGAACCATACCGGGCCTGTTACGGAACAAGACCCGGTTTGGCCGGATGATTGGGTAAGAACCGGACCAAAATGTGAGTTCTCCACCTACGAAAATACTACCGCTTGTACCTTGGTGGAGAATTTGCCGGATATCCTTACCGAAACCGATGAAGCAGTGGAACTGCCCGATGCCCTTTTGGCCAAATGGAAAGATGAGGGGCGTTTGAGCAAGGAACTGGACGAACTCCAACTCTTTTTTGAACGCACAGGATACCCAAGGGCCCCACGCTACTACATCATCAAGTGGCTTACGGATTATATTAATGATTTAGGGGTTGATGGTTTCCGTGTGGACACTGTGAAACACGTGAATGAAAACGCTTGGGCCGACCTTCATAAAGAAGCTAATTACGCCTTTGAAACATGGAAAAAGAAGCATCAGGATAAAATTTTGGACGACAACCCTTTTTACATGGTTGGCGAGGTCTACAACTATGGCATTTCCGGCGGTCGTGAATTTGATTTTGGCGACAAAAAAGTCGATTTCTTTGATTACGGGTTTAAAAGCCTTATCAATTTTGAACTCAAAAACGATGCGGACAAGAGTTACGAGATCATTTTTAAAAAATATAGTAAACTGCTCCACACCAAACTTAAGGACAAGAGTGTACTCAACTATTTAACCTCACATGATGATGGCGCACCTTACGATAAGGACCGAAAAAAAACCTATCGCGCAGCCAATGTACTTTTGCTTACGCCAGGCGCATCGCAGGTGTATTATGGAGATGAAACATCTAGAGATTTAACCATTGAAGGAACACAAGGCGATGCCACACTGCGCTCGTTTATGAACTGGGAAGATTTGGACAGTATTCCCGAAACACAAAAAATACATAAGCATTGGCAAAAATTGGGGCAGTTCCGTAAAAACCACCCTGCCATTGGAGCCGGTAAACACAAACGCTTGGCCAAATCACCATACGTATTCTCAAGAACCTATGTCAATGGAGACTTTAGGGACAAAGTTGCTGTAGGATTGGATTTACCTAAAGGTAAAAAATCACTCTGGGTAAAAGGATTCTTTGGTGACGGCACCACATTGTACGATACCTATTCCGAGACCGAAGTTACCGTGGTCAACGGAAAAGTGCTGCTGGATAATGATTTTGATATTGCTTTATTGGAGCTTGTGGAATAG
- a CDS encoding carboxypeptidase-like regulatory domain-containing protein, producing MRRLLLILLSLIPLLGFSQVEDDQNQEVKEFTATVINAQTEFPLESVHVVNLNQVKGTITNQNGKFTIPAAVNDTLYFSYLGFKTQKVRVTNDMFRYGNTEIALTELAYALEEVVVRPYQLTGYLEIDVKNLPVNNAYQYSISGLNTSYEAGNKSPSAVTKVLGAILNPADLLRNLFGKKPRQMRKLRQIKEDDNIRDLLASKFDRETLTELLQLEKVDIEDILNNCNYSKSFIKTANDLQILDAISSCYEEYKVLNRNK from the coding sequence ATGAGAAGATTACTACTTATACTATTGTCCCTAATCCCACTGCTCGGTTTTTCTCAAGTTGAAGACGATCAAAACCAAGAGGTAAAAGAGTTTACCGCCACAGTGATCAATGCCCAAACGGAATTTCCTTTGGAAAGTGTGCACGTGGTGAACCTGAACCAAGTAAAAGGTACCATTACAAACCAGAATGGTAAGTTTACCATACCTGCGGCGGTTAACGATACGCTTTACTTTTCGTATTTAGGATTTAAAACCCAAAAAGTAAGGGTTACCAACGATATGTTCCGGTATGGGAACACTGAAATAGCTTTGACAGAGCTCGCCTATGCACTTGAAGAAGTGGTTGTAAGGCCATATCAACTTACAGGCTATCTGGAAATTGATGTTAAGAACCTTCCAGTAAACAATGCGTATCAGTACAGTATTTCTGGTCTCAATACCAGTTATGAGGCCGGGAATAAAAGTCCGAGTGCGGTAACCAAGGTTTTGGGAGCCATTCTTAATCCAGCAGACCTCTTGCGAAATCTTTTTGGAAAAAAACCAAGGCAAATGCGCAAATTGCGGCAAATCAAAGAGGATGATAATATTAGAGACCTCTTGGCATCAAAATTTGATAGGGAAACCTTAACAGAACTGCTGCAACTTGAGAAAGTGGATATTGAGGACATTCTCAATAACTGCAACTACTCCAAGTCCTTTATTAAAACAGCTAACGATCTTCAGATTTTAGATGCAATTTCCAGCTGCTACGAAGAGTATAAAGTGCTGAACAGAAATAAATAA
- a CDS encoding DEAD/DEAH box helicase: MTKFEALGLDKPLLDAISDLGFESPSEVQEKSIPVLLEKETDLVALAQTGTGKTAAFGFPMIQKIQEESRTTQGLILSPTRELCLQITNELKLYSKYIKGLNVVAIYGGASITEQARQIKKGAQIVVATPGRMKDMIGRRMVDISKIDYCVLDEADEMLNMGFFEDIKDILSNTPKEKLTWLFSATMPKEVATIAKKFMNNPVEITVGSKNAGASTVQHEYYVVGGRDRYAALKRLADANPGIFSVVFCRTKRDTQRVAEKLIEDGYNAGALHGDLSQNQRDLVMNSFRKKQVQMLVATDVAARGIDVDDITHVINYQLPDEIETYTHRSGRTGRAGKSGISMVIITRSELRKIKAIEKKIQQEFIAKQIPDGIEICEIQLYHLANKIKETKINKEIESYLPAINDVLEGIDRDELIKKIVSVEFTQFYNYYSKSKDLNSQDSSKDRGTSKGDIPSEGSVRYFINVGERDGYDWMSLKDFLRDTLKLEKEDIYNVDTKDTFSFFNSDAQLTEFILQTFTEFKVDGRFINVEVSKNPGGSGGGGKGGKKRRGKKGGGYRGGNKSYKGGGGKKGSYGKKGGKKKQGFY, from the coding sequence ATGACAAAATTTGAAGCCTTGGGGTTGGACAAACCCCTATTGGATGCTATTTCCGACCTCGGATTTGAATCCCCATCAGAAGTACAAGAAAAATCAATCCCAGTTTTATTGGAAAAGGAAACCGATTTGGTGGCCTTGGCACAAACAGGAACAGGTAAAACTGCTGCGTTTGGATTTCCGATGATTCAAAAAATCCAAGAAGAAAGCCGAACCACCCAAGGATTGATTCTCTCCCCAACAAGAGAGCTATGTTTACAGATTACAAACGAGTTAAAACTCTATTCCAAATACATAAAAGGACTTAATGTTGTTGCCATTTATGGTGGCGCCAGCATTACGGAACAAGCACGACAAATAAAAAAAGGAGCGCAGATTGTTGTTGCTACTCCAGGTCGTATGAAGGATATGATCGGCCGAAGAATGGTAGATATTTCCAAAATTGATTATTGTGTCTTGGATGAAGCCGATGAAATGTTGAACATGGGCTTCTTTGAAGACATTAAAGACATTCTATCCAACACTCCCAAAGAAAAGTTGACGTGGCTTTTTTCTGCAACCATGCCCAAAGAAGTGGCTACGATTGCCAAAAAGTTCATGAACAATCCTGTTGAGATCACTGTTGGATCTAAAAATGCAGGTGCATCCACCGTACAGCATGAATATTATGTGGTAGGCGGACGTGACCGTTATGCAGCGCTTAAGCGTTTGGCAGATGCCAATCCGGGAATTTTCTCCGTGGTGTTCTGCAGAACCAAAAGGGATACGCAACGTGTGGCTGAAAAATTGATTGAGGATGGGTACAATGCCGGAGCTTTGCATGGCGACTTGAGTCAAAACCAAAGAGATTTGGTAATGAACTCGTTCCGAAAGAAACAGGTACAAATGTTGGTAGCTACCGATGTTGCTGCCCGTGGTATTGATGTGGACGATATTACACACGTAATCAACTACCAATTGCCCGATGAAATTGAAACCTACACCCACCGTAGTGGACGTACAGGACGTGCTGGCAAATCCGGTATCTCCATGGTTATCATCACCCGCTCCGAACTTCGCAAGATCAAAGCCATCGAGAAAAAGATTCAGCAGGAATTCATAGCCAAACAGATTCCGGATGGCATTGAAATCTGTGAGATTCAGTTGTATCATTTGGCCAATAAAATCAAGGAAACCAAGATCAATAAAGAGATTGAGAGTTACCTACCCGCCATTAACGATGTTTTGGAAGGTATTGACCGTGACGAACTCATCAAAAAAATTGTTTCCGTAGAATTTACCCAGTTTTATAACTACTACAGTAAATCCAAAGACCTTAACAGTCAGGATTCCAGTAAGGACAGAGGAACTTCCAAAGGAGATATTCCATCAGAAGGTTCAGTTCGCTATTTTATCAATGTTGGGGAACGCGATGGTTACGACTGGATGTCTTTGAAAGATTTCCTTCGTGACACGTTAAAATTGGAAAAAGAGGATATCTACAATGTAGACACAAAAGACACCTTCTCGTTCTTTAATTCTGATGCACAACTGACCGAATTTATTCTTCAAACCTTTACCGAATTCAAGGTAGATGGCCGTTTTATTAATGTTGAAGTATCCAAAAACCCTGGCGGTAGCGGCGGTGGCGGAAAAGGAGGCAAAAAACGTCGTGGTAAAAAAGGTGGAGGATACCGCGGTGGGAATAAATCCTACAAAGGCGGAGGCGGAAAAAAAGGAAGTTACGGAAAAAAAGGAGGCAAGAAAAAGCAGGGCTTTTATTAG
- a CDS encoding methyltransferase family protein codes for MKVKVPPALVMLVFGGLMYVLDKFLPVGEFEFFGKQELGMFLFGVGILVILISVIQFLAKKTTTDPLNPNKASKLVTNGIYNFTRNPMYLGMLLFLLAFGLKLGNAFNTLIAAGFVSYMNRFQIKPEEEALQEKFGKEYSIYCKLTRRWF; via the coding sequence ATGAAAGTGAAAGTGCCACCAGCATTGGTGATGTTGGTTTTTGGAGGATTAATGTATGTTTTGGACAAATTTTTGCCAGTAGGTGAGTTTGAATTTTTTGGTAAGCAGGAGCTGGGGATGTTTCTGTTTGGAGTAGGGATTTTGGTAATCTTGATTTCCGTAATCCAATTTTTGGCAAAAAAGACTACGACGGACCCATTGAACCCAAATAAAGCATCCAAATTGGTAACCAATGGCATCTACAATTTCACCCGTAACCCCATGTATTTGGGAATGCTCCTTTTTCTGTTAGCCTTTGGTCTAAAGCTGGGCAATGCCTTCAACACACTTATTGCAGCGGGTTTTGTGTCCTATATGAACCGTTTTCAAATCAAACCCGAAGAGGAAGCCCTACAGGAAAAGTTTGGTAAGGAGTACAGTATCTATTGTAAGTTGACCAGACGTTGGTTTTGA